Sequence from the Cellulomonas fimi ATCC 484 genome:
CGAGCGGGGGCAGCGGCACGCCGTCCAACCTACGTCGCGCGCGAGCCCGTCAGCACGGGCGGCCGCCGTCGAAATCGCCCGGACGCCCGTGCGTGAGGAGCGGTCGTCAGAAGTCGAAGAGGTCCTCCAGCCAGGACTCCTTCTTCTTGCGCCGGTAGCGGGGGTCGCCCGCGTGACGCGGGTCGGCGTAGCGCGGGTCGGCGTAGCGCGGGTCGGGGGTGCCGCGGCGGTCGTCGTACCCGCGCCGGTCGTCGAAGCCCCGACGGTCGTCGTAGCCGCGCCGGTCCTCGGGGCGCGGCTCGGCGGGGCGAGCGGGTCCGGACCCGAGGCCGGGGTCGGGAGCGGCGGCGCGGTCGAGGATCTTGTCGAGCTCGCCGCGGTCCAGCCAGATGCCGCGGCACGTCGGGCAGTAGTCGATCTCCACCCCCTGCCGCTCGGACATGACGAGCTCGGCCTGGTCGACGGGGCAGCGCATGGGTCCTCCCGGGGCGGTGTCCTGCGGTCGTGGGGTCAACGCTCCACGCGACCCGATCGTGCCCGTGGATGCTCCGCCGCGCTCGTCAACGTCGTGGCCTCAGGCTCCCAGCGTCGCCTGCCAGCGGACGACCCGGTCGACGGCCTCCCGCACCACCTCGGGCGACGACGCGAACGACAGCCGCACGAACCGGTGCCCGTCGACGGGGTCGAAGTCGGTGCCCGGCGTGAGGGCCACGCCGGCCTCGTCGAGCAGCCGCGCGCACCACGTCACCGAGTCGAGGCCCGACGACGACACGTCGCCGTACAGGTAGAACGCACCGTCCGCGGGGGCGACGTGCGTCCACCCGAGCTCGGGCAGCCGCTCCAGCAGGAGCGCGCGCGACGCGGCGTACCGCTCGACGTTGGCACGCGCCGCCGCGTAGCCCTCCGGGCTGAAGGCGGCCACACCCGCGTGCTGCGCGAGCGCCGGCGGGCACAGCGCGACGTTGCCCGCGAGCGCGTCGACGGGCGCGACGAGGTCGTCGGGCAGCACCAGCCAGCCGAGCCGCCACCCGGTCATCGCCCAGTACTTGGAGAACGAGTTCACGACGACCGCGCCGCCGTCGAGGTACTGCGCGGCGGTGGCCACGACGGCACCCTCGTCGTACGTGATGCCGTGGTAGATCTCGTCGCTCACCAGCCGGACCCCGTGCTCGGCGCACCACGCGGCGAGCTCGGCGAGCGACGCGGCGTCGACCATCGTGCCCGTGGGGTTCGCGGGGCTCGCGACGACGAGTCCGTCGAGCGGGCCGTCGAGCGCCTCGAGGTGCGCGACCGTCGGCTGGAACCGCGACTCCGGCCCGCACGGCAGCTCCACGACCTCGCACCCGAGCGCGCGCAGGATGTTGGTGTACGCCGGGTAGCCCGGGCGGGCGAGGGCGACCCGGTCGCCCACGTCGAACGCCGCGAGGAACGCGAGCAGGAACCCGCCCGACGATCCCGTCGTGACCGCGATGCGCGCGGGGTCGACGTCCACGTCGTACCAGGTCCGGTAGTGCGTGGCGATGGCGGCGCGCAGCCCCGGCGCGCCGAGAGCCTCGGTGTACCCGAGGTCGCCGCTGGTCAGCAGCTCGACGGCACGCTGCCGGACCACCTCCGACGCACCGGTCGACGGCTCGCCGGCGCACAGGTTGAGGACGTGCTCCCCCGCAGCCCGGCGCGCGTTCGCGGCAGCGAGGATCTCCATGACGGCGAAGGGCGGCACGTGCGCCCGGGAGGCGACCTTCACCCGCC
This genomic interval carries:
- a CDS encoding zf-TFIIB domain-containing protein is translated as MRCPVDQAELVMSERQGVEIDYCPTCRGIWLDRGELDKILDRAAAPDPGLGSGPARPAEPRPEDRRGYDDRRGFDDRRGYDDRRGTPDPRYADPRYADPRHAGDPRYRRKKKESWLEDLFDF
- a CDS encoding pyridoxal phosphate-dependent aminotransferase; the protein is MKVASRAHVPPFAVMEILAAANARRAAGEHVLNLCAGEPSTGASEVVRQRAVELLTSGDLGYTEALGAPGLRAAIATHYRTWYDVDVDPARIAVTTGSSGGFLLAFLAAFDVGDRVALARPGYPAYTNILRALGCEVVELPCGPESRFQPTVAHLEALDGPLDGLVVASPANPTGTMVDAASLAELAAWCAEHGVRLVSDEIYHGITYDEGAVVATAAQYLDGGAVVVNSFSKYWAMTGWRLGWLVLPDDLVAPVDALAGNVALCPPALAQHAGVAAFSPEGYAAARANVERYAASRALLLERLPELGWTHVAPADGAFYLYGDVSSSGLDSVTWCARLLDEAGVALTPGTDFDPVDGHRFVRLSFASSPEVVREAVDRVVRWQATLGA